From the genome of Vanessa tameamea isolate UH-Manoa-2023 chromosome 16, ilVanTame1 primary haplotype, whole genome shotgun sequence, one region includes:
- the LOC113393902 gene encoding F-actin-uncapping protein LRRC16A isoform X1, with protein sequence MTLKKIVKMSTKSQISTELSESISNVLGKNAKILYKSLIRMESRGDKVDNRVLVVTAFRVFITTTKVPTRIDNGFHLMEIEALESKKANHLSITLIHEHKPVSILIGEEGTSEGVINAIHALIAAFDDLFPNVAMEDIVTKVNLPFPLQPVSGTRKHSTCGDFSNQYAAMCDLCQTPFRAEVAWDIDTIYLAHDIRMLHLKDFDHLDQRDLIPLVMALQHNTWFDGVCGDGVRVGGEAWEAVARLLRAAAPPPRQLSWRGAALRHDHAARLGHALARARHPPAMHTVDLSQNHIEDKGAISMLTGLGNNPDGLRYIALSQCGLTGKTVSHLAVMLNDSPCHLSTLSHLDLSHNNLKDDVHNLYNFLAQPNVLKHLNLINTETTLENMWGALLRGCAARLATLLLARNPWSAARRPRDPPPSFRQFFTACLALTDLDFSYCKMPPDALKSLLLGLACNESAAGVKLNLAGVLSSSQAAHVLESCVHGVRCLQALDLSDNSMEFELSGIVRAIGKNHSITQLSLSKLTGKRSYAPPLIQGLVHVLQEPDTALTTLDLSDCKLKSDLYGLLNALGGARRLRTLDVGGNLAGDAGARLLAKALQCNCTLHTLYIDRNAFSLQGLTDIATALRRSVSVRRVEFPGCDAAAGGRGASERVATLWRDLHERLATNGSSGQSGRVRALALERAWAGGEAAAALAAQAAAALPPPPLPAATERAAAAAHHLLHQYLQRCSEVFAAMGGNGGGSELVTLQAVRDAMAPCNNTLQDLLNEAVERLALSACESVEGAESDRGPVIDPEMPDLLSPISHSGKLDYLNLATPLGCRRRERGRRVRPKSVAEQQQCSSNEMLSLPPLHAEAADALAELPAHTLRHLVKGRPRRAKTRAPTRPVTDQSQDIDEGLDEFWRACRTPPGSEEASSLSARTPLTSRSLHSLSSLASASPASPASPSPLRHSPTLRRDDTMYSVTSGESTPVLLECEVSRCKSSDNVGIKAAPTTPPPSRSSDNVNTMGNGCARGGGKARPWSVAGGNADSAALCTTEGVEACVGGSIVGITPGAALTSSMMRDHPLTPEGTEA encoded by the exons GTAGATAACCGTGTTTTG gtTGTTACTGCATTCAGGGTTTTcataacaacaacaaaagtGCCAACAAGG ATTGACAATGGATTTCACTTAATGGAAATAGAAGCTTTAGAGAGTAAGAAGGCGAATCATTTGTCGATAACGCTAATCCACGAGCACAAACCAGTGTCGATCCTAATAG GCGAGGAGGGGACTTCCGAAGGCGTTATTAATGCTATTCACGCGCTGATTGCGGCATTTGATGACTTATTTCCTAATGTAGCTATGGAGGACATTGTTACAAAG GTAAATTTACCGTTTCCACTGCAACCAGTAAGCGGTACTAGAAAACATTCCACGTGTGGTGATTTTTCGAATCAATATGCTGCCATGTGTGATCTCTGTCAGACACCCTTCAG AGCCGAGGTTGCATGGGACATCGATACGATATACTTAGCGCATGATATAAGAATGCttcatttaaaagattttgaCCATTTGGATCAAAG GGACCTAATCCCGCTGGTGATGGCGCTGCAGCACAACACGTGGTTCGACGGCGTGTGCGGCGACGGCGTGCGCGTGGGCGGCGAGGCGTGGGAGGCCGTGGCGCGCCTGCtgcgcgccgccgcgccgccgccccgGCAGCTGAGCTGGCGCGGCGCCGCGCTGCGCCACGACCACGCCGCGCGCCTCGGCCACGCGCTCGCCCGCGCGCGCCACCCGCCCGCCATGCACACCGTCGACCTCTCGCAGAACCACATCGAGGACAAGG GAGCCATCAGTATGCTTACAGGGCTAGGGAACAACCCGGACGGGTTGAGGTACATAGCGCTGTCGCAGTGCGGACTGACCGGCAAGACGGTGTCCCACCTGGCGGTCATGCTCAACGACAGTCCGTGCCATCTCTCCACGCTCTCCCACTTGGATCTGTCGCACAATAACCTTAAGGACGACGTTCAC aacttgtataattttttagCTCAACCTAAcgtattaaaacatttgaatttgatAAATACGGAAACTACTTTGGAAAAT ATGTGGGGCGCGCTGTTGCGCGGCTGCGCGGCGCGGCTGGCGACGCTGCTGCTGGCGCGCAACCCGTGGTCGGCGGCGCGACGCCCGCGCGACCCGCCGCCCTCCTTCCGGCAGTTCTTCACGGCCTGCCTCGCACTCACGGACCTCGACTTCTCGTATTGCAAGATGCCTCCGGACGCGCTCAA GAGCTTGCTGCTGGGGCTGGCGTGCAACGAGAGCGCGGCGGGCGTGAAGCTGAACCTGGCGGGCGTGCTGTCGTCGTCGCAGGCGGCGCACGTGCTGGAGTCGTGCGTGCACGGCGTGCGCTGCCTGCAGGCGCTCGACCTGTCCGATAACA GCATGGAATTCGAATTATCCGGAATAGTGAGGGCAATAGGAAAGAATCATTCGATAACACAATTATCTTTAAGCAAGTTGACTGGAAAAAGGTCGTATGCGCCACCGTTAATTCAG GGTTTAGTTCACGTACTACAAGAACCTGATACAGCTTTGACAACATTAGATCTTAGCGATTGTAAACTTAAG AGTGACCTGTACGGTCTACTGAACGCGTTGGGAGGCGCGCGGAGATTGCGCACGTTAGACGTGGGCGGCAACCTCGCGGGCGACGCCGGCGCGCGGCTGCTGGCCAAGGCGCTGCAGTGCAACTGCACGCTGCACACTCTGTACATAGACAGGAACGCGTTCAGTTTGCAAG GTCTGACGGACATCGCGACGGCGCTGCGGCGCTCGGTGAGCGTGCGGCGCGTGGAGTTCCCCGGCTGCGACGCGGCGGCGGGCGGCCGCGGGGCCTCGGAGCGCGTCGCCACGCTGTGGCGCGACCTGCACGAGAG GCTGGCGACCAACGGCTCGTCGGGGCAGAGCGGGCGCGTGCGCGCGCTGGCGCTGGAGCGCGCGTGGGCGGGCGGCGaggcggcggcggcgctggCGGCGCAGGCGGCGGCCGCGCTGCCCCCCCCGCCGCTGCCCGCCGCCACCGAGCGCGCCGCGGCCGCCGCGCACCACCTGCTGCACCAGTACCTCCAG AGGTGTAGCGAAGTGTTTGCCGCTATGGGTGGCAACGGTGGTGGCAGTGAGCTCGTGACTTTGCAAGCCGTGCGCGATGCTATGGCGCCCTGCAACAACACTCTACAGGATTTGCTCaa CGAAGCGGTCGAGAGACTGGCGTTGTCAGCGTGCGAGAGTGTGGAGGGTGCGGAGAGCGATCGCGGCCCGGTCATCGACCCCGAGATGCCCGACCTGCTCTCGCCCATCTCGCACTCCGGG AAGTTGGATTATTTGAATTTG GCCACGCCGCTGGGCTGCCGGCGCCGCGAGCGCGGGCGACGCGTGCGGCCCAAGTCCGTGGCCGAGCAGCAGCAGTGCAGCAGCAACGAGATGCTGTCCCTGCCGCCGCTGCACGCCGAGGCCGCCGACGCACTCGCCGAGCTGCCGGCGCACACGCTGCGGCACCTCGTCAAAG GTCGACCGAGAAGAGCAAAAACTAGAGCGCCGACGCGACCCGTTACCGATCAATCACAAGATATAGATGAgg GGCTGGACGAGTTCTGGCGCGCGTGCCGCACGCCGCCCGGCAGCGAGGAGGCGTCGTCGCTGTCGGCGCGCACGCCGCTCACGTCGCGCTCGCTGCACTCGCTGTCGTCGCTGGCGTCCGCCTCGCCCGCCTCGCCCGCCTCGCCGTCGCCGCTGCGCCACTCGCCCACGCTGCGCCGCGACGACACCAT GTACAGCGTAACATCTGGCGAAAGCACACCGGTTCTCCTAGAGTGTG aaGTGTCTCGATGCAAATCTTCGGACAACGTGGGCATTAAGGCGGCACCCACCACGCCACCACCATCGCGTTCATCTGATAATGTCAACACAATGg GCAACGGctgcgcgcgcggcggcggcaAGGCGCGGCCGTGGTCGGTGGCGGGCGGCAACGCCGACAGCGCCGCGCTCTGCACCACAG AGGGCGTGGAGGCGTGCGTGGGCGGCAGCATCGTGGGCATCACCCCCGGCGCCGCACTAACCA GTTCAATGATGCGTGATCACCCTTTAACTCCTG AGGGCACAGAGGCCTGA
- the LOC113393902 gene encoding F-actin-uncapping protein LRRC16A isoform X2 produces the protein MTLKKIVKMSTKSQISTELSESISNVLGKNAKILYKSLIRMESRGDKVDNRVLVVTAFRVFITTTKVPTRIDNGFHLMEIEALESKKANHLSITLIHEHKPVSILIGEEGTSEGVINAIHALIAAFDDLFPNVAMEDIVTKVNLPFPLQPVSGTRKHSTCGDFSNQYAAMCDLCQTPFRAEVAWDIDTIYLAHDIRMLHLKDFDHLDQRDLIPLVMALQHNTWFDGVCGDGVRVGGEAWEAVARLLRAAAPPPRQLSWRGAALRHDHAARLGHALARARHPPAMHTVDLSQNHIEDKGAISMLTGLGNNPDGLRYIALSQCGLTGKTVSHLAVMLNDSPCHLSTLSHLDLSHNNLKDDVHNLYNFLAQPNVLKHLNLINTETTLENMWGALLRGCAARLATLLLARNPWSAARRPRDPPPSFRQFFTACLALTDLDFSYCKMPPDALKSLLLGLACNESAAGVKLNLAGVLSSSQAAHVLESCVHGVRCLQALDLSDNSMEFELSGIVRAIGKNHSITQLSLSKLTGKRSYAPPLIQGLVHVLQEPDTALTTLDLSDCKLKSDLYGLLNALGGARRLRTLDVGGNLAGDAGARLLAKALQCNCTLHTLYIDRNAFSLQGLTDIATALRRSVSVRRVEFPGCDAAAGGRGASERVATLWRDLHERLATNGSSGQSGRVRALALERAWAGGEAAAALAAQAAAALPPPPLPAATERAAAAAHHLLHQYLQRCSEVFAAMGGNGGGSELVTLQAVRDAMAPCNNTLQDLLNEAVERLALSACESVEGAESDRGPVIDPEMPDLLSPISHSGATPLGCRRRERGRRVRPKSVAEQQQCSSNEMLSLPPLHAEAADALAELPAHTLRHLVKGRPRRAKTRAPTRPVTDQSQDIDEGLDEFWRACRTPPGSEEASSLSARTPLTSRSLHSLSSLASASPASPASPSPLRHSPTLRRDDTMYSVTSGESTPVLLECEVSRCKSSDNVGIKAAPTTPPPSRSSDNVNTMGNGCARGGGKARPWSVAGGNADSAALCTTEGVEACVGGSIVGITPGAALTSSMMRDHPLTPEGTEA, from the exons GTAGATAACCGTGTTTTG gtTGTTACTGCATTCAGGGTTTTcataacaacaacaaaagtGCCAACAAGG ATTGACAATGGATTTCACTTAATGGAAATAGAAGCTTTAGAGAGTAAGAAGGCGAATCATTTGTCGATAACGCTAATCCACGAGCACAAACCAGTGTCGATCCTAATAG GCGAGGAGGGGACTTCCGAAGGCGTTATTAATGCTATTCACGCGCTGATTGCGGCATTTGATGACTTATTTCCTAATGTAGCTATGGAGGACATTGTTACAAAG GTAAATTTACCGTTTCCACTGCAACCAGTAAGCGGTACTAGAAAACATTCCACGTGTGGTGATTTTTCGAATCAATATGCTGCCATGTGTGATCTCTGTCAGACACCCTTCAG AGCCGAGGTTGCATGGGACATCGATACGATATACTTAGCGCATGATATAAGAATGCttcatttaaaagattttgaCCATTTGGATCAAAG GGACCTAATCCCGCTGGTGATGGCGCTGCAGCACAACACGTGGTTCGACGGCGTGTGCGGCGACGGCGTGCGCGTGGGCGGCGAGGCGTGGGAGGCCGTGGCGCGCCTGCtgcgcgccgccgcgccgccgccccgGCAGCTGAGCTGGCGCGGCGCCGCGCTGCGCCACGACCACGCCGCGCGCCTCGGCCACGCGCTCGCCCGCGCGCGCCACCCGCCCGCCATGCACACCGTCGACCTCTCGCAGAACCACATCGAGGACAAGG GAGCCATCAGTATGCTTACAGGGCTAGGGAACAACCCGGACGGGTTGAGGTACATAGCGCTGTCGCAGTGCGGACTGACCGGCAAGACGGTGTCCCACCTGGCGGTCATGCTCAACGACAGTCCGTGCCATCTCTCCACGCTCTCCCACTTGGATCTGTCGCACAATAACCTTAAGGACGACGTTCAC aacttgtataattttttagCTCAACCTAAcgtattaaaacatttgaatttgatAAATACGGAAACTACTTTGGAAAAT ATGTGGGGCGCGCTGTTGCGCGGCTGCGCGGCGCGGCTGGCGACGCTGCTGCTGGCGCGCAACCCGTGGTCGGCGGCGCGACGCCCGCGCGACCCGCCGCCCTCCTTCCGGCAGTTCTTCACGGCCTGCCTCGCACTCACGGACCTCGACTTCTCGTATTGCAAGATGCCTCCGGACGCGCTCAA GAGCTTGCTGCTGGGGCTGGCGTGCAACGAGAGCGCGGCGGGCGTGAAGCTGAACCTGGCGGGCGTGCTGTCGTCGTCGCAGGCGGCGCACGTGCTGGAGTCGTGCGTGCACGGCGTGCGCTGCCTGCAGGCGCTCGACCTGTCCGATAACA GCATGGAATTCGAATTATCCGGAATAGTGAGGGCAATAGGAAAGAATCATTCGATAACACAATTATCTTTAAGCAAGTTGACTGGAAAAAGGTCGTATGCGCCACCGTTAATTCAG GGTTTAGTTCACGTACTACAAGAACCTGATACAGCTTTGACAACATTAGATCTTAGCGATTGTAAACTTAAG AGTGACCTGTACGGTCTACTGAACGCGTTGGGAGGCGCGCGGAGATTGCGCACGTTAGACGTGGGCGGCAACCTCGCGGGCGACGCCGGCGCGCGGCTGCTGGCCAAGGCGCTGCAGTGCAACTGCACGCTGCACACTCTGTACATAGACAGGAACGCGTTCAGTTTGCAAG GTCTGACGGACATCGCGACGGCGCTGCGGCGCTCGGTGAGCGTGCGGCGCGTGGAGTTCCCCGGCTGCGACGCGGCGGCGGGCGGCCGCGGGGCCTCGGAGCGCGTCGCCACGCTGTGGCGCGACCTGCACGAGAG GCTGGCGACCAACGGCTCGTCGGGGCAGAGCGGGCGCGTGCGCGCGCTGGCGCTGGAGCGCGCGTGGGCGGGCGGCGaggcggcggcggcgctggCGGCGCAGGCGGCGGCCGCGCTGCCCCCCCCGCCGCTGCCCGCCGCCACCGAGCGCGCCGCGGCCGCCGCGCACCACCTGCTGCACCAGTACCTCCAG AGGTGTAGCGAAGTGTTTGCCGCTATGGGTGGCAACGGTGGTGGCAGTGAGCTCGTGACTTTGCAAGCCGTGCGCGATGCTATGGCGCCCTGCAACAACACTCTACAGGATTTGCTCaa CGAAGCGGTCGAGAGACTGGCGTTGTCAGCGTGCGAGAGTGTGGAGGGTGCGGAGAGCGATCGCGGCCCGGTCATCGACCCCGAGATGCCCGACCTGCTCTCGCCCATCTCGCACTCCGGG GCCACGCCGCTGGGCTGCCGGCGCCGCGAGCGCGGGCGACGCGTGCGGCCCAAGTCCGTGGCCGAGCAGCAGCAGTGCAGCAGCAACGAGATGCTGTCCCTGCCGCCGCTGCACGCCGAGGCCGCCGACGCACTCGCCGAGCTGCCGGCGCACACGCTGCGGCACCTCGTCAAAG GTCGACCGAGAAGAGCAAAAACTAGAGCGCCGACGCGACCCGTTACCGATCAATCACAAGATATAGATGAgg GGCTGGACGAGTTCTGGCGCGCGTGCCGCACGCCGCCCGGCAGCGAGGAGGCGTCGTCGCTGTCGGCGCGCACGCCGCTCACGTCGCGCTCGCTGCACTCGCTGTCGTCGCTGGCGTCCGCCTCGCCCGCCTCGCCCGCCTCGCCGTCGCCGCTGCGCCACTCGCCCACGCTGCGCCGCGACGACACCAT GTACAGCGTAACATCTGGCGAAAGCACACCGGTTCTCCTAGAGTGTG aaGTGTCTCGATGCAAATCTTCGGACAACGTGGGCATTAAGGCGGCACCCACCACGCCACCACCATCGCGTTCATCTGATAATGTCAACACAATGg GCAACGGctgcgcgcgcggcggcggcaAGGCGCGGCCGTGGTCGGTGGCGGGCGGCAACGCCGACAGCGCCGCGCTCTGCACCACAG AGGGCGTGGAGGCGTGCGTGGGCGGCAGCATCGTGGGCATCACCCCCGGCGCCGCACTAACCA GTTCAATGATGCGTGATCACCCTTTAACTCCTG AGGGCACAGAGGCCTGA